From Bacteroidota bacterium, one genomic window encodes:
- a CDS encoding tetratricopeptide repeat protein — MQSSRTRLLVVLGVIALTAALYFAPKKIEKKVTADTLAGFSIDDQINEVKGRLKSEEKEQITAIEDLLKKNPSDKNIQDSLGKLWDRFQTPQISSYYYEEIAKSESTEQNWINAAFRYFDAFKMTGDSLKRTYFVNKAIDSYKKVIEINPKNYDAKTDLGVCYAEGSSNPMQGILMLREVAEEAPNHLMAQYNLGVLSVKSGQLDKAVGRFEKVLEIDPTIEDARFLLGKTYMQMGNNAFALRNFETLKKESKNQALVSEVESLISQINNH; from the coding sequence ATGCAAAGCAGTAGAACCCGGTTGCTGGTCGTTCTTGGCGTCATTGCGTTGACTGCCGCGCTTTACTTTGCCCCGAAAAAAATTGAGAAAAAAGTTACTGCAGATACTCTTGCAGGTTTTTCAATTGATGATCAGATAAATGAGGTCAAGGGCAGATTGAAAAGTGAAGAGAAAGAACAGATCACAGCAATTGAAGATCTGCTGAAAAAAAATCCTTCTGACAAGAATATTCAGGATTCTTTAGGAAAACTTTGGGATAGATTTCAAACTCCGCAAATTTCGTCTTATTATTACGAAGAAATTGCAAAGTCTGAATCGACAGAGCAAAATTGGATCAATGCTGCTTTTAGATATTTCGATGCCTTTAAAATGACCGGTGATTCTTTAAAAAGAACTTACTTCGTTAACAAAGCAATTGATAGCTACAAAAAAGTAATTGAAATAAATCCTAAGAACTACGATGCAAAAACCGATCTGGGCGTTTGCTATGCAGAGGGATCTTCAAACCCAATGCAAGGCATTCTGATGCTGAGAGAGGTTGCTGAAGAAGCTCCGAATCATCTGATGGCACAATACAATCTGGGTGTGCTCTCGGTTAAATCGGGTCAACTCGATAAAGCTGTAGGACGATTCGAAAAAGTACTTGAAATTGACCCGACAATTGAAGATGCACGATTCCTTTTAGGAAAAACGTACATGCAAATGGGAAATAATGCCTTTGCCCTCAGAAATTTTGAGACTTTGAAAAAAGAATCTAAAAATCAGGCACTGGTAAGTGAAGTAGAAAGTTTAATAAGTCAAATTAATAACCACTAA
- a CDS encoding Rne/Rng family ribonuclease, whose product MNNELVISSTPDEVNIALLEDKHIVELNSEKKDQRFQVGDIYLGRVKKLIQGLNAAFVDVGHEKDAFLHYLDLGPQVDSLLKLIKQSTSGKNPDPMLANFQLEKDIDKGGKINNVLSPNQWVLVQVAKEPISSKGPRITSELSLAGRFVVLVPFSDTVNISQKIKSAEERQRLKRLAMSIKPKGFGLIVRTVADGKKVAELDKDIQDLVSKWKSAFEMLQTAKPPQKILGELNRTSTILRDLLNPNFNAIHVNDAALAEEIKSYISGIAPEQTEIVKLYKGKLPIFDNFGIEKQIKSSFGKTVTMANGAYLIVEHTEAMHVIDVNSGGRTKGADDSTQEANALQVNLDAATEVARQLRLRDMGGIIVIDFIDMHNPTNRKLLFDKLKNEMKRDRAKHTILPPSKFGLIQITRQRVRPETNITTAEKCPACDGTGEIKASVLIVDEIENNLRYFVQEQNEKELHLAIHPYLEAYLNKGTFFNPSIAAKWKKKFKVKLKVTANTNYHMMEYHFFNKMEEEIKI is encoded by the coding sequence TTGAATAATGAATTAGTAATTAGCTCAACACCGGATGAGGTTAATATTGCCTTGCTGGAAGACAAGCATATTGTCGAGCTAAATAGCGAAAAAAAAGATCAGCGATTTCAAGTCGGTGACATATATCTTGGACGGGTAAAAAAACTTATTCAGGGCCTGAATGCTGCATTCGTAGATGTCGGTCATGAAAAAGATGCTTTTCTCCATTATCTGGATCTCGGACCTCAGGTCGATTCTCTTCTCAAACTTATCAAGCAATCTACATCAGGAAAAAATCCTGATCCGATGCTGGCAAATTTTCAGCTTGAGAAAGACATTGATAAAGGCGGAAAGATCAACAATGTCCTTTCCCCAAATCAATGGGTACTTGTACAAGTTGCTAAAGAACCGATCTCTTCGAAAGGTCCCCGGATCACATCTGAACTTTCTCTTGCAGGTAGATTTGTTGTACTCGTTCCATTCTCGGATACTGTCAACATTTCCCAGAAAATAAAAAGTGCTGAAGAAAGACAACGTCTGAAACGACTTGCTATGAGTATCAAGCCGAAAGGATTTGGACTTATTGTAAGAACTGTTGCTGACGGGAAAAAAGTTGCTGAGCTCGATAAAGATATTCAGGACCTCGTTTCCAAATGGAAGAGTGCTTTTGAAATGCTTCAGACTGCAAAGCCACCTCAGAAGATCTTAGGTGAATTAAATCGCACATCAACGATCTTGAGAGATCTTCTCAATCCAAACTTCAATGCTATTCATGTTAATGATGCAGCATTGGCGGAGGAGATCAAGTCGTATATAAGCGGGATTGCTCCTGAGCAAACGGAAATTGTAAAACTGTATAAAGGCAAACTTCCGATCTTCGATAATTTCGGAATTGAAAAGCAGATAAAATCCAGTTTCGGAAAAACTGTTACAATGGCCAACGGTGCTTATCTCATCGTTGAACATACGGAAGCCATGCACGTCATCGATGTGAATAGCGGCGGCCGTACTAAAGGTGCAGATGATTCAACTCAGGAAGCAAATGCTCTCCAGGTAAATCTTGATGCAGCAACAGAAGTTGCGCGTCAGCTTCGTTTGCGAGATATGGGCGGAATCATTGTTATCGATTTTATCGATATGCACAATCCGACAAACAGAAAGTTGCTTTTCGATAAACTGAAAAATGAAATGAAGCGCGATCGCGCTAAGCATACTATTCTTCCGCCATCTAAATTCGGTCTTATCCAGATCACCCGTCAGCGTGTTCGTCCGGAAACAAATATTACCACAGCAGAAAAATGTCCTGCATGTGATGGAACCGGCGAGATCAAAGCAAGTGTGCTTATCGTTGATGAAATAGAAAATAACCTGCGTTATTTCGTACAGGAGCAGAATGAAAAAGAATTGCATCTTGCAATTCATCCATACCTTGAAGCGTATTTGAATAAAGGAACATTCTTCAATCCTTCCATCGCTGCCAAGTGGAAAAAGAAATTCAAAGTAAAATTAAAAGTTACTGCGAATACGAATTACCATATGATGGAGTACCATTTTTTTAATAAGATGGAGGAGGAGATTAAGATCTAG
- a CDS encoding SRPBCC family protein, with translation MKIVKKILIVIAVLLLLISAIGLIFFPAQIHVERSVVINKDVSTVYEQISNLKNFQSWSPWYDMDTTASYTYSGPESGAGQALHWDSKEKNVGKGSLTIAEVVEDSMVNMDLAMAGGGEGAKAIYTLTPEGDATKMTWSMDMNAGMNPLMRIMGKFMDGMVGPDFEKGLNKLKARVESMPSLSSSITVEEVEVDDTEYLFVHGKANINNISQFLGASYGKIGAALGKQKLQMAGAPFAIYYSNSQTEWEMDAAIPVSGPGKDDGEIKAGKLKAGKAVMARFFGSYEQTGMAHQAADEFIKKNNKQVIGAPWEVYVTDPMVEKDTAKWETDIFYPVQ, from the coding sequence ATGAAAATCGTTAAAAAGATCCTTATCGTTATCGCAGTATTACTGCTTTTAATTTCTGCAATTGGATTAATTTTCTTTCCGGCACAAATTCATGTTGAAAGATCTGTTGTAATAAACAAAGACGTCAGCACTGTTTATGAGCAGATCAGTAATCTTAAAAATTTCCAGTCATGGTCTCCATGGTATGATATGGACACTACTGCAAGTTATACTTACTCAGGACCGGAATCAGGTGCAGGTCAGGCATTGCATTGGGATAGTAAAGAAAAGAACGTTGGTAAGGGTAGTCTGACGATCGCTGAAGTTGTTGAAGACTCCATGGTAAATATGGATCTTGCAATGGCAGGCGGTGGCGAAGGTGCAAAGGCAATTTATACTTTGACTCCGGAAGGTGATGCAACAAAAATGACATGGTCAATGGATATGAATGCAGGTATGAATCCATTAATGCGCATCATGGGTAAATTCATGGATGGAATGGTTGGTCCTGATTTCGAAAAAGGATTGAATAAATTAAAAGCACGTGTTGAAAGTATGCCTTCACTTTCAAGTTCAATTACAGTCGAAGAAGTTGAAGTTGATGACACTGAATACTTGTTTGTGCATGGCAAAGCAAACATCAATAATATCAGTCAGTTTTTAGGAGCTTCATATGGAAAAATCGGTGCAGCATTGGGTAAACAAAAATTACAGATGGCAGGAGCTCCTTTTGCAATTTACTATTCCAATTCACAAACTGAATGGGAAATGGATGCAGCAATTCCTGTAAGTGGTCCGGGAAAAGATGACGGAGAAATCAAAGCCGGAAAACTAAAAGCCGGAAAAGCTGTAATGGCGCGTTTCTTCGGTTCATATGAGCAAACAGGAATGGCACATCAGGCAGCCGATGAATTCATCAAGAAAAACAATAAGCAGGTGATCGGTGCACCTTGGGAAGTTTATGTAACTGATCCAATGGTAGAAAAGGATACTGCAAAATGGGAGACGGATATATTCTATCCCGTTCAATAA
- a CDS encoding RecX family transcriptional regulator yields the protein MQPITPEKARSKALKFCAYQERSQQEMRDKIYSWGLHQREVESIISYLIEEGFLKEERFAIAYAGGKFRVKKWGKIKIKLALKNKKISEPLIKKALGEISDSDYRKMLQKVISAKEKLVTEKDPYKRKYKIASYAISRGFEPQLVWEVMGSED from the coding sequence ATGCAACCAATTACCCCGGAGAAAGCTCGTTCAAAAGCTCTCAAGTTTTGCGCATATCAGGAACGGAGTCAGCAGGAAATGCGCGACAAAATTTATTCCTGGGGATTGCATCAGCGGGAAGTTGAAAGTATTATCTCTTATCTGATCGAAGAAGGTTTTTTAAAGGAAGAACGATTTGCCATCGCTTATGCGGGTGGAAAATTCAGGGTTAAAAAATGGGGCAAGATCAAGATCAAACTTGCACTTAAAAATAAAAAGATCTCCGAGCCGCTTATCAAAAAAGCGCTCGGAGAAATTTCTGATTCTGATTACAGAAAAATGCTGCAGAAAGTTATTTCTGCGAAAGAGAAACTTGTAACGGAAAAAGATCCTTATAAAAGGAAATATAAAATTGCTTCTTATGCTATTTCTCGGGGGTTTGAACCGCAGCTTGTCTGGGAAGTGATGGGGTCAGAGGATTAA
- a CDS encoding right-handed parallel beta-helix repeat-containing protein — protein MKPTAIIFIVLFLLSKIVSATVRNVPSTYASIAAALSAADPGDTILVDQGTYNENIVWPSKNDLKLISTTGPSNTIINGNGNGSVIRMNFYGTSVTIDTNTVIDGFQITGGYLNSPLSLGAGIYLQGSSPLIMNLEIHDNIMSSVDSGMGGGICCRWYSSPVIANCVIRNNSITADIWAEGGGIYMGNGSNVTVRNSDIIENVVLCDREVGGGGISISENSLTSIFKCNVLRNSTDGTSSFGSGIFVKSLSTIDSCLIEGNNSFGRNLHYGAGIYVNSGVTISNSKISGNSQFGTSPSPYGTTTFYGAGIACRGGTGYHTNIRNCKIDFNKMIPDSISGSIMKGAGISTDYSEINMRNSIVAGNSMEGNSLHTYKGSGIYGSGGIFSVYHSTIADNYVNNDSANLSNAISVYNSTLHMYNSISWNPDCKFEFDSLTYMHPAMINSDVRNIIPSGGNISADPLFIGANDYHLSSLSPCLGAGFFYFFLIIDLDGFPRPMPAGTNPDMGPYENDQPVGVNNFEKDNQSSVFPNPVDAESLISLHDLNDRIVQVEIYNGLGQLEMAKSGLSSNTYNLNSANLKSGVYFYQLRTRSGKSLNGKFIID, from the coding sequence ATGAAACCAACTGCAATTATTTTTATAGTATTATTTCTCTTATCAAAAATTGTTTCTGCAACTGTCAGAAATGTTCCTTCTACTTACGCTAGCATTGCAGCAGCTCTTTCAGCTGCTGATCCCGGGGATACAATTCTTGTGGACCAGGGAACATACAATGAAAATATCGTGTGGCCATCAAAAAATGATCTTAAACTGATCAGTACAACAGGACCATCCAATACTATTATAAATGGGAACGGGAATGGTAGTGTAATCAGAATGAATTTTTATGGAACTTCTGTAACGATCGATACGAATACGGTTATTGACGGATTTCAAATCACTGGCGGATACTTAAATTCACCGTTATCACTTGGTGCCGGAATTTACCTACAGGGTTCAAGCCCTTTGATCATGAATCTTGAAATTCATGATAACATTATGAGTTCCGTGGATTCGGGTATGGGCGGAGGAATTTGCTGTAGGTGGTATTCTTCTCCTGTCATTGCTAATTGTGTGATTCGTAATAATTCAATCACAGCTGATATCTGGGCTGAAGGCGGAGGGATTTATATGGGAAATGGATCTAATGTAACCGTAAGAAATTCTGATATAATTGAAAATGTTGTATTATGTGATAGAGAGGTGGGAGGAGGTGGAATTTCAATATCCGAAAATAGTTTGACGAGTATTTTTAAATGCAATGTGTTACGAAATTCTACTGATGGAACCAGTTCGTTCGGATCTGGTATATTTGTGAAATCGTTAAGTACTATTGATAGTTGTTTGATTGAAGGTAATAATTCATTTGGAAGAAATCTTCATTATGGTGCAGGAATATATGTAAATTCAGGTGTCACAATTTCCAATTCCAAAATTTCAGGTAATAGCCAGTTTGGAACTTCTCCTAGTCCGTATGGAACTACTACTTTTTATGGTGCGGGGATAGCCTGTCGTGGTGGAACTGGATATCATACAAATATTCGTAACTGTAAAATTGACTTTAATAAAATGATCCCTGATTCTATTTCCGGATCAATTATGAAAGGAGCTGGAATCTCCACCGATTACTCAGAAATTAATATGAGAAATTCTATTGTTGCTGGAAATTCAATGGAAGGGAATTCTTTACACACTTATAAAGGTAGCGGTATATACGGATCTGGCGGAATATTTTCTGTTTACCATTCTACCATTGCTGATAATTATGTAAATAATGATTCTGCCAATTTAAGTAATGCGATCTCTGTTTATAATTCAACTCTGCATATGTACAATTCTATTTCCTGGAATCCGGATTGTAAATTTGAATTTGACTCTTTGACTTATATGCATCCGGCGATGATTAATTCAGATGTAAGAAATATTATTCCCTCTGGTGGAAATATTTCAGCCGACCCTTTATTTATTGGCGCTAATGATTATCATCTTTCCTCATTGTCTCCTTGTCTAGGTGCAGGTTTCTTCTACTTCTTCTTGATTATTGATCTGGATGGATTTCCCAGACCTATGCCTGCCGGTACAAATCCTGATATGGGACCCTATGAAAATGACCAGCCTGTCGGAGTAAATAATTTTGAAAAAGATAATCAATCTTCGGTTTTTCCAAACCCTGTGGATGCAGAATCATTAATTTCACTTCATGATTTGAATGATAGAATAGTTCAGGTAGAAATTTACAATGGCCTCGGGCAATTAGAGATGGCTAAATCTGGGCTGTCATCAAATACTTATAATTTAAATTCTGCAAACCTGAAAAGTGGAGTTTACTTTTATCAACTAAGAACTCGATCAGGGAAATCATTGAATGGAAAATTTATTATAGATTAA
- a CDS encoding right-handed parallel beta-helix repeat-containing protein, with the protein MKKSLQFLFIFYSNFALAITNNVPSMYPSISAALIASQAGDTILVAPGTYLENIVWPQTPSLKLFGSAGSSATIIDGNALGSVLKIKADSIGIIDTTTIISGFQIMNGFVDSVFGIGGGVFIQNASPFLTDLDIHHNSVRSDDWAYGAGICCFMEAHPLIYQCNIYNNTISSNDFAKGGGIYIGSYSSVILRHCNIYDNSIVSARNGSGGGIGIGYSENGITISDCNFYNNQVAASIFAAGGGVSINGTELLTMVNCNISSNSVEGEYSDGGGIDISSDSTFTILQSTISENVSLGVAHHAGAGINCYGSSGLISNCEISNNKHFGVSLFEGTGISLSASNVAMNNTIIKFNEVVPDTSYGSEVRGVALIADNSVLNMRNCLVVSNSCYAKSNYPFLGTIIHSENSTINISHSTISDNIINLDSLPFGIAFSSNNSTLNFKNSIFWNADCFSERTITVGSLSNINFCDIRNASLTNGNINSDPLFVSPNDYHLSMLSPCLNAGIVSVVVPYDLDSVMRPLPIGTSPDMGAYETDQPVGVISFEKNNQSSVFPNPVDAESLISLRDLNDRIVQVEIYNGLGQLMISKSGLSSNTYNLNSVNLKSGVYFYQLTTRSGKILKGKFVVN; encoded by the coding sequence ATGAAAAAATCTTTACAATTTCTTTTTATATTCTATAGCAACTTTGCACTTGCTATTACGAATAATGTACCTTCTATGTATCCAAGTATATCAGCAGCATTAATTGCTTCACAGGCTGGAGATACCATTTTAGTGGCGCCGGGAACCTATCTTGAGAATATTGTTTGGCCCCAAACTCCGTCCTTAAAATTATTTGGTAGCGCTGGATCCTCAGCTACGATTATTGATGGCAATGCTTTAGGGAGCGTTTTAAAAATTAAGGCAGATAGTATAGGAATAATAGATACGACAACAATAATTAGTGGATTTCAGATCATGAACGGATTTGTGGATAGTGTCTTTGGAATTGGGGGCGGTGTTTTCATTCAAAATGCAAGTCCTTTTTTAACCGATTTGGATATTCATCATAATTCTGTGCGATCAGATGATTGGGCATATGGAGCAGGGATTTGTTGTTTTATGGAAGCGCACCCTTTAATCTATCAATGCAATATTTATAATAACACCATATCTTCAAATGATTTCGCAAAGGGAGGTGGAATATATATTGGATCTTATTCAAGTGTGATATTAAGGCATTGTAATATTTATGATAATTCTATTGTGTCTGCAAGAAATGGTTCAGGAGGTGGAATCGGTATAGGATATTCCGAAAATGGTATTACAATAAGTGATTGTAACTTTTATAATAATCAAGTTGCTGCTTCAATATTTGCTGCTGGTGGAGGGGTAAGTATAAACGGAACTGAATTATTGACAATGGTCAATTGCAACATAAGTAGTAACTCTGTTGAAGGGGAGTATTCTGACGGAGGTGGTATTGATATATCAAGTGATTCTACTTTTACGATTTTACAGAGTACTATCAGTGAAAATGTTTCTTTAGGTGTTGCACATCATGCTGGTGCCGGTATCAACTGTTATGGAAGTAGTGGTTTAATTTCTAATTGCGAAATTTCAAATAATAAACATTTTGGTGTTTCGTTATTCGAAGGGACCGGAATTTCATTAAGTGCTAGCAATGTAGCAATGAATAATACGATAATAAAGTTTAATGAGGTCGTTCCAGATACATCATATGGTTCTGAAGTTAGAGGTGTAGCACTCATTGCTGATAATTCAGTTTTGAATATGAGAAATTGTCTCGTGGTTTCGAATTCGTGTTATGCGAAATCAAATTATCCGTTTCTTGGAACTATTATTCACAGCGAGAATTCAACAATAAATATTTCCCATTCTACTATTTCTGACAATATAATTAATCTTGATTCTCTGCCATTTGGTATTGCATTTTCCTCTAATAACAGCACATTGAATTTTAAAAATTCAATTTTTTGGAATGCTGATTGTTTTAGTGAAAGGACAATTACTGTTGGATCTTTGTCTAATATAAACTTTTGTGATATCAGAAATGCATCTTTAACAAATGGAAATATTAACAGCGATCCACTGTTTGTTTCTCCAAATGATTACCACCTTTCTATGTTATCTCCTTGCTTAAATGCAGGAATTGTTTCTGTAGTAGTCCCCTATGATCTCGATAGTGTAATGCGACCTTTGCCGATAGGGACAAGTCCGGATATGGGAGCCTATGAAACTGACCAACCTGTTGGAGTAATTAGTTTCGAAAAAAATAATCAATCTTCGGTTTTTCCAAACCCTGTGGATGCAGAATCATTAATTTCACTTCGTGATCTAAATGATAGAATAGTTCAGGTAGAAATTTACAATGGCCTCGGGCAATTAATGATCTCTAAATCTGGGCTGTCATCAAATACTTATAATTTAAATTCTGTAAACCTGAAAAGTGGAGTTTACTTTTATCAACTGACAACTCGGTCAGGGAAAATTTTAAAAGGCAAGTTTGTTGTAAATTGA